A single Biomphalaria glabrata chromosome 2, xgBioGlab47.1, whole genome shotgun sequence DNA region contains:
- the LOC106057586 gene encoding probable helicase with zinc finger domain, which produces MDGVPQQPKDEGTPENPGGAVEDEEKRTSEESPSTGPEPQSVAQYFSKINALSKKKQHKEALIVCNEALTNYPGNSRLLEKKTKLLCQLLLFQDAFKFVEEWIHLDPQNSIAKREFEKLKIILNAVEGPDSDEEAEGDSFNQEFESDSHGLEKGEASNKGNNNVKHNDINSVRLGHTSYGDVDTAGSVNKSSKSTGKSPQHKNNEDSVPQYACNSCEISFTDKDDLEMHNLSFFHKQNVAEDAANQWQYRAPPRGLASDEYSLCKRFMDTGRCTFGEKCTRAHSEAELEEWNHRYAVRKQQLLQSQEARAHGGTYIEQLLEKLMSQDSPKMVLVENMDLVKIHVNSDLKVSMSTKKCTNAWTFTVTSKLCLHFVALMSDTNRSYFHISSISVGPRKTQKYQNLENQCQEWANQDTQSKGQGEYVYRVKVVFKTEIYGTFRQSIVFDFGVEVILMKEVQVESAPATDLEKIRKEITLTEAHRWNESTVTLVNFEPRPVSYSESEAALMAKYTLPRPDKFCLPETVLQSLSKENYRLWMHEMLYIEEMDQVKYVSRFNVTTSLQLVNRFLLMPSLLPTAKYAHGGELFARMKLEDDLSEDSMAGRLILQSSNIAWIADAKKERPEKVYEAIIEDKGKNFIFMRLSKPCVEELGLSCDQEFTAQIQFQLNRLPMCEMHSAVDRLPTLDIVFPDLDNVPEKLELEDIELKDISEGKQLNEKQKDAVKLILASQKIKLPPLLIVGPFGTGKTFTMAQAAKQVLKQTGTRILICTHSNSAADLYIKEFLHNYVVTDEQARPLRIMYKYRWIQTVPEVVLEYTLLEREGPMAGTFRAPTVEDVMKHRIIITTLNSARYVVDLDLPKDAFSHIFIDEAAQSLESETIIPLSVAHEKTRIVFAGDHMQMSPEVYSDFTRQQGFHTSLLERLHELYPKECVYMVMLCENYRAHASIVDFTSELFYDNKLIPSGNIVAHDQFYPLTFYAAKGEEIQHENSTGFYNLSEVYEIVERVDELKKKWPEAWGAFDNNGISIVAPYSDQVARIRAELRKRKLFNVNVERVSNVQGKQYRAIMISITRTRLTCRSDPNMNMEEYLDFGFLSNIKLLNTAITRAQSLVVVVGDPVSVCLVGKCRKVWEYFLEVCHFNNSLHGISWIPLREQLDRAELTKSFVLNPLAPEFVPSRPYHNPHINHQDHGLFYPGIHLGNWPAVIPGQPFPQMFPPLYQQPMYFPYNPGLMPAMHYPPSFGGRGFLHNRQIFNRFMSHGSFPHSRGGGPMREGLTRTVEMPGGRGIRQHRSAGKPMYYSPPRVQPFATVPGYSSMMQPQPAGGFFYHVPDDPRALAFAPVQPNLQSYLAPTSQFPGQGLRPQSLAAFTGLPHHQGGFHPFPTQVYPAATFNGGKVYMTRDRSDTADSSGSPRLSDSPSSGIQLLPNVKHVPAHLLGRPGETIDQPSSNPTSPPTNLPIREERAQLSNRSYSPANFIRDRSGSGDIRSYSPASFIRDRTSSLDDLSSRRSFSPANYTQDEHASSGNNAQLSHERSLSISPPSNQTNGNSGSGISEQHESRAANTNGGSRLNNRRQKPNLMLRTGFSRQYSDDLPTPTVITNMIQMIDDNIDEGSADDESSSLERGSNRRNLRLKMSVAQRMQQWQVAENSEASSSSTPPSTEEAHPSYSTGILGGVQRQERTAEEVAQLEIQTPRTPKGFITPGVDVEVDPFGILKSINIGGAHP; this is translated from the exons ATGGATGGAGTACCACAGCAGCCCAAGGATGAGGGTACTCCTGAAAATCCTGGAGGGGCAGTTGAGGATGAGGAAAAAAGGACGAGCGAAGAAAGTCCATCTACTGGTCCAGAACCACAATCAGTTGCACAGtattttagtaaaatcaatGCTCTTAGTAAGAAA AAACAACATAAAGAGGCATTAATTGTTTGTAATGAAG CTCTCACTAATTATCCTGGGAATTCAAGATTACTGGAAAAGAAAACCAAATTACTATGTCAGCTCCTTTTATTTCAAGATGCGTTTAAGTTTGTTGAAGAGTGGATTCATTTAGATCCTCAG AATTCTATAGCAAAAAGAGAAtttgaaaaattgaaaattatattGAATGCCGTTGAGGGACCAGACTCAGATGAGGAGGCTGAAGGGGATTCCTTTAATCAGGAATTTGAAAGTGATTCCCATGGATTAGAGAAAGGAGAGGCTTCTAACAAGGGCAATAATAATGTAAAACATAATGATATTAATAGCGTTAGACTTGGTCACACTTCTTATGGAGATGTTGACACAGCTGGTAGTGTCAACAAATCTTCAAAGTCTACTGGAAAGTCACCTCAGCACAAAAACAATGAGG ACTCAGTCCCTCAGTATGCCTGCAACTCTTGTGAGATCAGTTTTACAGATAAAGATGATTTGGAGATGCACAATCTCAGCTTCTTTCATAAGCAGAATGTTGCAGAAGATGCAGCCAATCAGTGGCAGTATAGGGCCCCGCCTAGAGGACTGGCTAGTGACGAGTACAGTTTGTGTAAAAG GTTTATGGACACAGGTAGATGCACGTTTGGTGAAAAGTGCACAAGAGCTCACTCAGAGGCTGAACTGGAAGAATGGAACCATAGATATGCAGTAAGAAAGCAGCAGCTACTGCAGTCGCAGGAAGCCAGAGCTCATGGTGGGACATACATAGAGCAGCTGTTAGAGAAGCTGATGTCTCAAGATTCCCCCAAGATGGTG cttGTGGAGAATATGGATCTAGTTAAAATTCATGTGAACTCTGACCTTAAAGTTAGCATGTCTACCAAGAAATGTACAAATGCTTGGACCTTCACAGTAACCAGCAag CTGTGCCTCCATTTTGTTGCTCTTATGTCTGACACCAACAGAAGCTATTTCCACATCTCTAGCATATCAGTTGGTCCAAGGAAGACACAAAAGTATCAGAACTTAGAAAACCAATGTCAGGAGTGGGCCAATCAAGACACTCAAAGTAAAGGGCAAGGGGAATATGTCTACAGAGTCAAA GTTGTGTTTAAAACTGAGATCTATGGAACATTTCGTCAATCCATTGTTTTTGACTTTGGTGTGGAGGTGATCTTGATGAAGGAAGTTCAAGTAGAGTCAGCTCCAGCAACTGACTTGGAAAAGATCCGTAAAGAAATAACATTGACTGAGGCACATAGATGGAATGAAAGTACTGTTACTTTAGTCAATTTTGAACCTAG ACCTGTCTCATACAGTGAGTCTGAAGCAGCACTCATGGCGAAATACACTCTTCCAAGACCTGATAAATTCTGTCTGCCTGAGACAGTTTTACAAAGTCTGAGCAAAGAGAACTATCGCCTTTGGATGCATGAAATGCTGTACATTGAAGAAATGGATCAGGTCAAATATGTGTCCAG GTTCAATGTGACGACCTCCCTTCAACTAGTGAACAGATTTCTCCTCATGCCTAGTTTGTTACCAACTGCTAAATATGCTCATGGGGGAGAGCTTTTTGCTCGCATGAAGCTTGAAGACGACCTTTCAGAAGACTCCATGGCTGGCAGACTTATTCTTCAATCTTCTAATATTGCCTGGATTGCTGATGCTAAAAAGGAACGTCCTGAAAAA GTGTATGAAGCCATCATAGAAGACAAAggaaaaaactttatttttatgagACTATCTAAGCCTTGTGTTGaggaacttggcttgtcttgtgaTCAAGAATTTACTGCTCAG ATACAGTTTCAACTGAACAGACTTCCAATGTGTGAAATGCATTCAGCTGTGGACAGGCTTCCTACACTTGACATTGTTTTTCCAGATCTTGACAATGTACCAGAGAAATTAGAACTAGAAGATAT TGAGCTCAAAGATATCAGTGAAGGGAAGCAACTTAATGAAAAACAGAAAGATGCTGTAAAGCTGATATTGGCCAGCCAGAAGATTAAATTGCCTCCCCTTTTGATTGTAGGACCTTTTGGTACTGGTAAAACATTTACAATGGCCCAGGCAGCCAAACAGGTCTTAAAACAAACAGGGACTAGAATATTGATTTGCACTCACTCCAACAG TGCTGCGGACTTGTACATTAAAGAGTTCCTCCATAATTATGTGGTGACGGATGAACAGGCCAGGCCACTCAGGATCATGTACAAGTACAGGTGGATCCAGACTGTTCCAGAGGTTGTATTAGAGTACACATTGTTGGAGAGAGAGGGTCCTATGGCTGGGACTTTCAGGGCACCCACTGTTGAGGATGTTATGAAACACAGGATCATCATCACCACACTCAACAGTGCTAGATATGTGGTGGATTTAGATTTACCTAAAG ATGCTTTCAGTCATATATTTATAGATGAAGCTGCACAGTCTTTAGAAAGTGAGACAATCATTCCTCTTTCTGTTGCTCATGAGAAAACAAGAATTGTTTTTGCCGGTGATCATATGCAG atgaGTCCTGAGGTGTATTCAGATTTTACAAGGCAGCAAGGATTTCATACTTCATTACTAGAGAGATTACATGAGCTCTATCCTAAAGAATGTGTATATATG GTGATGCTATGTGAAAACTATAGAGCCCATGCCTCTATTGTAGACTTTACCTCAGAACTATTCTATGACAATAAACTCATTCCCAGTGGTAACATAGTTGCTCATGACCAGTTTTATCCTCTGACATTTTACGCTGCCAAAGGAGAAGAGATTCAACATGAAAACAGCACTGGCTTCTACAATCTTTCAGAG GTGTATGAGATAGTGGAGAGAGTTGATGAgctgaagaaaaaatggcctGAAGCTTGGGGGGCATTTGATAACAATGGAATAAGTATTGTGGCACCTTACTCAGATCAG GTTGCTAGGATACGAGCTGAGTTGAGGAAAAGGAAATTGTTTAATGTTAATGTTGAAAGAGTATCAAATGTACAAG GCAAGCAGTACAGGGCCATAATGATCTCTATAACTAGAACTAGGCTGACTTGTCGCTCTGACCCCAACATGAACATGGAGGAGTACCTAGACTTTGGTTTCTTATCTAACATTAAGTTATTGAACACAGCCATTACTCGAGCTCAGTCCTTGGTTGTAGTGGTTGGGGACCcagtttctgtctgtctggttggaAAGTGCAG gaAAGTTTGGGAGTATTTTCTAGAGGTATGTCACTTCAATAATAGCCTTCATGGCATTTCATGGATTCCTTTGAGAGAACAGTTGGACAGAGCAGAACTAACAAAATCTTTTGTCCTTAACCCCCTGGCTCCAGAGTTTGTACCCAGTCGTCCATATCACAATCCCCATATTAATCATCAAGATCATGGATTATTCTACCCTGGTATTCATTTAGGAAACTGGCCTGCAGTCATACCTGGACAACCCTTTCCCCAG aTGTTTCCTCCACTGTATCAACAGCCTATGTACTTCCCTTACAACCCTGGCCTGATGCCAGCAATGCACTATCCACCTTCATTTGGCGGAAGGGGTTTCCTACACAACAGGCAAATATTTAATCGATTTATGTCACATGGTAGTTTTCCACACAGCAGAGGTGGTGGGCCTATGAGAGAAGGCTTAACTCGAACAGTAGAAATGCCAGGAGGGCGAGGTATTAGGCAACACAGAAGTGCTGGAAAGCCTATGTACTACAGCCCACCTCGAGTTCAACCTTTTGCCACTGTGCCTGGTTATTCTTCTATGATGCAGCCACAACCAGCAGGGGGATTTTTTTACCATGTGCCAGATGATCCTCGGGCACTTGCATTTGCACCTGTCCAGCCTAATTTACAATCTTATTTGGCTCCTACCTCTCAGTTTCCTGGCCAGGGTCTTCGCCCACAATCCTTAGCAGCTTTTACTGGCTTGCCCCATCATCAGGGTGGCTTCCATCCTTTCCCTACTCAAGTTTATCCAGCTGCTACCTTTAACGGAGGTAAAGTTTACATGACAAGAGATCGATCAGATACTGCAGACAGCTCAGGTAGTCCTAGATTGTCAGACTCTCCAAGTTCTGGAATTCAGCTTTTACCTAATGTTAAGCATGTTCCTGCCCATCTTTTAGGGAGACCAGGAGAAACCATTGACCAGCCAAGTAGTAATCCCACAAGCCCACCCACAAACCTGCCCATTCGAGAAGAAAGAGCACAATTATCAAATCGGTCATACAGCCCTGCTAATTTCATTAGAGATAGGTCAGGATCAGGTGACATCAGATCCTATAGTCCTGCCAGTTTTATTAGAGACAGAACATCCTCTTTAGATGATCTCAGTAGCAGAAGATCATTCAGTCCTGCAAACTACACACAAGATGAGCATGCCAGTTCAGGAAATAATGCTCAGTTAAGTCATGAGAGATCGTTGTCCATATCTCCTCCATCTAACCAGACAAACGGAAACAGTGGCAGTGGTATCAGTGAACAACATGAGTCTAGGGCTGCAAACACCAATGGTGGATCTAGGCTCAACAATCGTAGGCAAAAACCCAACTTGATGCTCCGAACTGGCTTCAGCAGACAGTATAGTGATGACCTTCCCACCCCCACTGTCATCACCAACATGATTCAGATGATAGATGATAACATAGATGAAGGCTCAGCAGATGATGAGTCCTCTTCTCTTGAGCGTGGAAGTAACAGGAGAAATCTGAGGCTTAAAATGTCTGTTGCCCAGAGAATGCAGCAGTGGCAAGTGGCAGAGAATAGTGAGGCTTCCTCTTCGTCAACGCCACCTTCTACAGAAGAAGCACATCCATCTTACAGTACAGGCATTCTAGGAGGTGTTCAAAGGCAGGAGCGAACTGCAGAAGAAGTTGCCCAGCTGGAGATCCAAACTCCAAGAACACCGAAAGGCTTCATCACCCCTGGAGTTGATGTTGAAGTAGATCCTTTTGGCATTTTGAAATCAATTAACATTGGTGGAGCCCATCCTTGA